The genomic segment tgtgtgtgcgtatatatatatatatatatatatatagatagttagatagatagatagttagataaatagatagaaagatgaatagatagatatatagttagacagatagatagatagatatagatagatagatgtatatgtaagcTATATgcataagtctctctctctctttctccctccccctctctttctccccccctctttctttctctctctctctctctctctctctctctctctctctctctctctctctcttctctctctccccatcctctcctctccccactctctctctctcttttcttgctctttctctctctctctctctcgctctctctatctattcttatcttctatattatatatattatatatatatatatatatatttatatatatatatattatatatatatattagatagatagatagatggatagatagatagatagatagatagatgtgtatgtaagTTATATGCataagtctctctctttctccctcccctctctctctcctcctcctctctctctctctctctcctctctctctctctcttcctcccctctctctctctctctctctctctctctctctctctctctctctctctctctctctctctctctctctctctccctctctctctctctcgctcttccccccctctctctctatctatttatatattgtctATTTCCTCAATGTCATTTTATTTACTGtcgtgaaaacaaacaaacatagtaatttaataatctaataatcgTTACTCCATAATTCGTAAATCGAAACTATTACATTCATTTCCTGTTACAACAacttcttttcccttcatcttccAAGTGCCGATAAATTGTTATAATAGGAAAGAAGAACTAGGAAAAAAATCagttacgtattttttttttcaggtatctaatttttttttgtagtgtcgAAATTCTTCAGGGACTGTTTTggagggaataggaaaaggaagagttgtgtgcatatattatacacgtaCATAACTGCGGGCCATTGGCAAGCACGACCGCAGCCATCCTCTTactggtttgtgtgtttgtataactaTATTCACATGTTTGATTGTATTtacctgtctgactgtctgtctatattcttttatctatcgacttatctatatatctatcgacaaacacacacacacacacacacaccacacacacacacacacacacacacacacacacacacacacacacacacacacacacacaccacactcacacgcacacataaatacatctatttgtttatacatggcgtgcgtgtgtgtgtgaattcatatatatacattatatacataaattcccAATACaaatttatacagacacacaaacacatatattcgcACAACCCGTTTTTGagtgaatgtatttatttatgtaagttTAAATTGCATTCattcccaaatatatatttattagataattATGCTGTGTCGCTTAAAGTCaccacaaaagtatatatatgttttttacgaTATGCCTTTCGTTTTAAATTCTACCCTTGTTAATTCTTATAAAGCAATACTTTCATGCATTACCTCATATTCATCTGTTCTGCCATTTATCTCATATATTTGACTTTGCTTTCTGCTTTAACACCATGGCTTAATTTAGACCTCGTAAAATCtctccgtttttgtttttctatcgttGATGTTGTTTTTCACCAATTTTCATCTATCACGAAGTATTTCAAAATACATTCACCTCAAACCTGCTAATTTGCCAGACCACATTATTCTTGGGCCGAAATACAGACTTCAAAAAGGGAGAGTTCTTGCTACAGATTaaagcaataacagcaacagctgCGGAACATgtgatacgtatgtatatgtaacgTGAGATTAAACAACACTCGCGCTTGTATTGCAGTAAGAAACGTCTCACTATACTCTAAAGCACTTTCATTATGCAACAAAGATCCAGTCTTAAAGCACATATATACGGTAGCAAAAATCAAACCATAGTGCAAAGCACATTTATTCGGTTAACAAAAATCAGATTGTTTTCTAAACCACATTTTATTCGGtatcaaaacaaaatcaaactgtATTTCAAAGCACATTTATTCggtaacaaaaatacataatctCCATCCTAAGGAAAtgctacacacatgcatacagtcaTAACGAGATAatcacacacacctataaatgCCATGGAAATCTTTGGTACAATTATAACGAACGCAACGacactcttttgttttttgtttttttccttgacaTTCGGATCCTCTATATAAATAGAACGCGAGCGGGAGGCGGGCATTGACCTCGCCATGTGAAATTATCCTTGAATCCTGACCCTTAATACTGGCAAAAATAAATAGTAAGCTGCTCTAACGGGGTCATGGGGTCAGCGCGAGAACAGCTGGGTGCGTGAGGTCActtggatgaagaaaaaaaggaagaaaaaagaagagggaatggaCGAAGGGGAATCGAATAGCTTTTGTGGTGAGGGTGACCGATGTGAGCGTTGGGTGATTCTGTGATGTAACGAGGATGAAGTCAAGCTGTCTTGTGACGTGACGACTGGCACATCCCTCTACCTCAGAGAGATCTCAGGGGCTGTGACATCATCGGCTGCGATCTGATGGGCTGTGACAACATCGGCTGCGATCTGATGGGCTGTGACATCATCGGCTGTGCTCTGATTGGCTGTGACATCATCGGCTGCAACCTGATGGGCTGTGACATCATCGGCTGTGCTCTGATTGGCTGGGCGAGGCCGGAGGAGTGCCTCAGCGCATCCTCTCTCACGAGTTCGACGTCGAAGATCTCCGCGTCAGGATTTTCACGAGGGATGGGACCGAGGTAGTTGACGTCCGTGTCGCCGTGGAGGCTTCGTGGGCGGggggtcgtggtggtggtggtgggcgcGGCGGGCGTGGGAGCAGAAGTGGGGGTGGGCGTGGCTGGCTTGCGACCCAAAATGCGACGCAACCACCTCCTGAACCAGCTGACCGTGGGCGTCTCCTTCGGGGCGATCTGGAAATTGGAGAAGGACATTGGTGAGAAAACCGACGGATGATTTGCGCAAAAGAGATAACCGACACCGTGCTTTGGTTTATGTAACGCGTCTAACTTCTTTACtcactgcatatataatattcccACTTTACCTTGCAACACCCCGTCTCGATATTTTCAATACAATGATCTTGTCTCTGCAAAgagtctctctatctcctcatctTCATAATAAGCTCATTTTATCACTGCTAGGAACCCCCTATCTATATCTTGAATATACAGTGCCTCATCTAAAAATAAGCTCATTTTATCACTGCTAAAAACCCTATATCTTATCTTTGAATATACAGTGCCTCATCTAAATAATAAGGTCATTTTATCACAGCAAGAACAACTTACCTCGTTAATTTCGTAAACTCCTGCCGACGGGTTCTCAGGCGAAGAAGCGTCCACCGGAATCACTTCAATTTCGGGAACACTTGGCTTCAAGTCGCGGTATTCCACGAGGAAGTTTGTGGATCTTCCACCTGCGAGGCAAAAATGGCCCAGATTTTAATATGCGTGAATATATGGGGCATTGAATGTAAACAGCTAAAGGTTAGGTGAGTTTGTAGATAGTCTATCTCTGAACTGGAACGAGTGTCTAAATTTTGGTGTGGAttgaaagagaaaacgaggataTAATTATTAGATTTACATGTTAAGTTATGCAACATGTGCGGTAATTATACCGCGACTTGTAGTGCAAATTCCACAACCTTCGTGACCCACTAGGAAATCTCACCTTGGGGAGCGGAGACGGCGCTGGCCACGAGGAGGGAAAACAAGACCAGCATCTTCACCATCTTGACAAAAGCTCTCACGGTGTCACTACCAAAAAAATAAGCTTCGGAAACAAACAGCACTGGACGGTCAAGTTCGCTTTCTCTTTTGAGTATGCAAAGTGCTTCTCGGTCAAACACTGATACCCAAGCGTGCCTCGTGAGGGTATATATGTGCTGTCTGGGATGCCAAAGGTCGCCAGCGGGGAAGGACTGGGCACTGGGGGTTGCGGAGGCGGTAACATTTCCGGCGTGGGTGAGTGACGCTGGGTATTGCGTACGCTGACCGCTACCTATATTAGGAGCTAAGCTGTCTTTAAGAGCTCTTGATGGGATTAATTGCTTCAGAATGAATTTGTTGCTATGGAATGACACCggcgacacacacaaaaaaaacaacaacaataacaactcgATTCCTCTTTGAAATACTCACGGCCATTTTTCACCCCGTGACTCGTCCATCACCATAACCCTGATATCTCCGCCAACGGATGACTTACACTTCCCAACATTTTCTTAGCAACGTCGTCTCAATTTGCGTCCAGGGTGACGTCACGGCTAACCCCGCCCTCACAGCCAAGCAAGCCGCCCGTGCGTCACGAGGTTCCAGGGAAAGCGGGCGCCATCTCCCTCCGTCGCGCGAAGGGGCCGGGGACTGAGAACGCCACAACATCCACGCCATATCTAGTCACAGTGCTTGGGCGGATCAGCGGACTCACGGGTACTCTAAATTTAGGGGAAATGTCTACTTTTgaacttatttcatttattcatagttttgtttttgtaatcatATCAGTTGCAGTGCCTGAGTGGACCAACAGACTCATAAGTCTAAATTAGACAAAAATATCTACTTTTTTACcttatttcttgtttcttatttaccttatttttgtACTAATAAAGAGTGCAATATTTGAGTGGATCAACATATTCATAAATACTCTAACCTCAGAAGGAATAttgaatttacttatttatatatatttgagtggaTTGACACACTCACTTATGGACTAAATTTGGAaagaaagtattattatttttatatatatataaaataaaagcttAGTGCCTGAGTGGGTCAgctcaaaattagaaaaaaaaacattttaaaaactaagTTTAAtctctaaaaaaataattaatatggaTGAGTTAATTGATAAAAAGAGCTTTGACACTAATTCATCTCGATATCAACATACAAACTATATATCCACATCTTACCTTACAACACCGTCACCTCAGAAACAAAATTAACCCTTTATTCCAAACATACATCGAAATCTACATATTTAATGAAAAACGGGGCACCATCAGGGAAAAATATCACGGCCTTCAAGTGACTGGAATCTTACTCACGGAGCAAAACACTCAAAGGCGACTAAATTTAGAAGCTCATTGAGAAACATCTTCAGAGATTTCGTTTCTTTCATAACAGTGCAAGGCGACGAGCTGAGGAAAGAGTTAGTCTGGAGATTTTGGtgctttatgtaatatatatgtatgtatatacatagacatacccacgcaaacacacacatacacattcgtacatacacatacacacacacacacacacacacacacacacacacacacacacacacacacacacacatatatatatatatatatatatatatatatatatatatatatatatatatatatacatatatacatacacacatgtatatatgtacatatatttacatacacacacacacacacacacacacagacaaaacacacacacacacacacacacacacacacacgcacacacacacacacacacacacacacacatatatatatatatatatatatatatatatatatatatatatattatatatatacacatatatatacaccatatatatatatatataatatgtatatatatttatatgtatatatttatgtaaatatatatatacataatatacatatatatatatatatatatatatatatatatatatatatatatatatatatatatatatataatatataacacacacacacacacacacacacacacacaccacacacacacacacacacacacacacacacacacacacacacatatatatatatatatatatatatatatatatatatatatatatatatatatatatatacatatacatatacacatacacatacgcacacacactcgcagggggcacatgaaaaaaaaaaatatatataaagccaaCAGCCACGATTTCAGATGATGTACACGAACGCATTTAATTTATTGGCAGTATTAATTCCATTTGCTTCTTATGGACGCTAAGTTTAACAGATTACTTTAAGAGAAATGTAAAGGATAATGAGGAGTGAgacggaagaaaagaggaaaaaaaagaaggagagagtgaaagaatgagaaagagagaggtagagaaagaaagtaagggagatagagatagataatagatagatagatagatagatagatagatagatagatagatagagagagagagagagagagagagagagagagagagaaagaaagagagagagagagagagagagagagagagagagagagagcgaaagatagaaaaatagatagatagatggatagacagagagaaaaacacagacagacagataggtagacagatatatgtatatatatatatatatatatatatatatatatatatatatatatatatatatatagatagatagatagatagatagatagatagatagagaggtagaaagaaagagagacagaaataaagatagagatagatagatagatagatagagagagagaggagagaaagagaagagagagagagagagagagagaaagagaaagagaaagagagagagagagagagagagagagagagagagagagagagagagagagagaggagaggagagagagagagaagaagaaagaagaggaagagagagggagagagagagagagggagaggagagagagaggagagaagagagaggagagagagagagagagagagatgagagagagagagagatacagagagagagagatgacagagagagagagagatgacagagagaagagagagagaagagagagaagagagaggagagagaggagagagagagagagagagagagagagagataaaagggagagagataaaccaTTATACCTACGTCACCTTAGATATCCTTCAGATGAACGTTGTACCAACTGTCCTGCTATACCCAGAGTTCTACTGCCCTTGAAACgcacccactcctctctcccctctcctcccccttcccttctactctgctcctccctttctcctctctccctcccccctccccttctctcctcctcctatcacactcccctcttcctccctctctcctctccctttcccccatctaccatcctcttccctctccctctgcttctgctctctccctttaccaaatcttccccttcctctccccatctcctatcccatttttcattctcttctcttctctgatcgcttctttcttctccccattcccctctttatGTCCTTCTCCAGTCTCCCTTCATCCATTTCCTCTaatttcctcccatctctcctctcctcatctctcttttctttctcatctcgctttcccctctcatcacttctcccccttccccttccccatccttttctccccatctccaatccctcccttcatcccctctttCGTCACCCTCATATTCTCCACCAAACCCACCCTACCCCGCCCCCCTGTTTTCTGTCATCTCCAACCCCCTGTGAACACAAACGTGATGTACAGACTCCGGAAAACACGTACCATATATTTCCGGTCGCCATATCTCTGAAGTGAAAAAGGGTTAAGTTACTTTGCGTAAGACATAGAagacacgcgtatatatattcagaaagaagaagaaagagaagaaaaaggcgtagaaaaatatgtttgtgagtgcgttttctgcacacacacacacacacacacacacacacacacacacacacacatatatatatatatatatatatatattatatacatatatatatatatatatatatatatatatatatatatatatatatatatatatatatatatatatataaaatcacacacacacacacacacacacacacacacacacacacacacacacacacacacaaacatatacatacacacacacacacacacacacacacacacacacacacacacacacacacacgatctagGAACAGTATTGATAACCAATTTTAAGAACTTGAGGGCAGAACTGTGGGTTGTGGGAAAGGGCGGGGTAGAGGCGCATGTTAGGGGAATTCGACAGATGATGGTACTGCAAAAGGGAGGGTACGTTACTGCTGTTACATACTTCtcagcacatacacacgcagaaacacatgcacactaacactgtggcattacacgcttatataatatatatatattatataattattatatatatattaaaaatatataatatatatatataatatattatatacatgtatacatacatgtatataggggtacatatataaatgtacattgcCCCTATAAATTATGTTAACAAAAATCCATACCTaaatctatctatgctatctattcatgtatgtatgtatctatccatatatcctgtatacatacatacacttttgggtatataatataacacatatatctacacacacacacacacactacccacatattttaaaaataatatatataataatattatatatatatatatattttatataattaatctatatattatctatactatctcttttatctactatttcatctatattaactatatatatattaatatatatataaataataatatatatatatatataatatatatataataatatatgtattatgtatataatatatatatatatatatattctatatatatgtttatatatatattaaatatatatacacacacacacccccacacacaaacagaaaaagacaacCAAAAAGCGCCCAaacgaagagacagaaaaaataaacaagcaaaaaatccCTCCGCGCCAATTCTCCCCCCATACGCGAAACCCATATCTCCCCCGAAACTGATTGATCGAACTCCCTCTTTAATTAAGGGCCAAGATCCCTGACGAGTGAAATTGACTGGCTCAAGGGACAAGTTGCAAGTGACTAATGCAACTTAAAACATTTTTCCTTCGCTCGAAACTGCCAGCGAAACGTTTGAGGCATTGGTTGGTCAgaatttttattctatcttttattttatttttttttctttgaattacaGTGTTGTGGAATTTTAAGTACGTTTAAGGGTTTGGGGTTCTTGTAAAAGGAGGTTTGAATTTTGACTTGTACTTGAGGTTAGAGGGTGCAGATttaaatattgataaatgaaGCCATGTGAAGCAATAcaaaataatgtgatatatatgtgacatacaTTACTACAGATGCACAAAAAATGTTAACATATTTGAATACTATAAGTATcttaaagtgataaataaatgacaatactggttgagaaagatatatattatgatcattaatacgTATAATAGCAAGAGGAACAGTAGTTATCCCTGCTAATTGAACCACAAAGctaaaacagtaatagtaataactacagACATAATAGCAACAATTTtaccaataaaaatagtaaacaacACTATACTACTACCGTTTCTAATACAAAATTTGTTTCTGTGTTAAAATATAAGCatagtaagcgagagagagagagagagagagagagagagagagagagagagagagagagagagagagagagattgagagagggagagagagagaatgagagagagagagataactgccTCTTATCTTACCAGCCTCCCGCTATGCATCATTGCTATAGCCTTTCATCTTGAACAGTTCTCGCCCT from the Penaeus monodon isolate SGIC_2016 chromosome 35, NSTDA_Pmon_1, whole genome shotgun sequence genome contains:
- the LOC119595081 gene encoding SR-related and CTD-associated factor 4-like; protein product: MVKMLVLFSLLVASAVSAPQGGRSTNFLVEYRDLKPSVPEIEVIPVDASSPENPSAGVYEINEIAPKETPTVSWFRRWLRRILGRKPATPTPTSAPTPAAPTTTTTTPRPRSLHGDTDVNYLGPIPRENPDAEIFDVELVREDALRHSSGLAQPIRAQPMMSQPIRLQPMMSQPIRAQPMMSQPIRSQPMLSQPIRSQPMMSQPLRSL